The nucleotide window ACATAGATTGCTCCCAGAATCAGGCCTACATATTATTAATGAAGTCTTCATTCGAGTGCGAATAAACTTGTTAGGTTTACCCGGATCTAGCCTAGACGATATTAAATTAGCAGAAGCCCATTTAGTTCTATTGCCGCAAGCAGCTATATTTTTAGAGAAAAATGGGATTAGGGGCGTAAGAGCAGTTGATAGTGCTGGTGCCGCTGCCGCCTTAGTAAAATCAGAGCGTAAAGGAGTTGGTGTTTTGGCTAGTAAGCTAGCAGCCAAAATATATGGTCTGGATATTCTTGCTGAGAATATTGAGGATTTGAATCACAACACCACACGATTTCTTTTACTTTCTCCAAACTCAGATAAAACAAGGCGAAGCAATACTCAAATGATGACAACTTTTATTTTTCAGGTGAGGAACATTCCTGCGGCACTGTACAAAGCTATGGGTAGCTTTGCTACAAACGGTGTGAACATGACAAAGTTAGAAAGTTATATGGTAGGCGGATCATTTTCCGCAACGCAATTTTATGCTGATATCGAAGGTCATCCCGATGATAAAAATGTTAAACTTGCACTAGACGAATTGGCTTACTTCACTCAATCCATCAGTATACTTGGGGTTTATCCCGCAGACTCTAAACGTGTTCAAAGTAACTAAACCAGTATCAGATTACTGTTACTGACCCTGCTGCTTCTGGAAGGCTTCAAACTCAGCTTCTAGTTGCTGACTGAACTCAGCATAGTTCTGGTTGGAAATGTGATCAAACAATTGATCATCTCGGAAGGGACGAGGCTTGGTGAGTAGCTTTGGTTCCTCCTTGGCTTTTGGGGGTGTAGAGACAACGACCGGAGCTGGAGTCTCTTTGGCGGGAGGGGTCGGCTTAGCGGGTTTTGTCGTAGCTGTGGTAGCTGCAGGCTTGGTTGCCTCGGCAGTTGTGGCAGCTGGCTTCGTCTCTGGGGCAGTTGCTACAGGCTTTTCTGGAGCTGGTGTCGGAGTTGGTCGATTCGCAGCCACTGCCATGGCCTTCGGTAGCCGGAGTCCCACAGACTGCAACCACTCTCGTGCCACATCACTCTGCACCGCAAAATTAATTCCCGTGATTGCCAGACCATCTGAAGCCTTACGGGCAATGCTGGTGTTCACTCCAATCATCTGTCCGTCCTCATTGAGCAGTGGTCCTCCAGAATTTCCACGATTCAAACTCGCCTCAGTCTGGAAGATGTGATTGCCACGTACCCCTTCCGCGTTCCGAATTCTTGCACCGATTCGTCCCGAAGTCAGCGACCAGAGCCCCCCATTTTCTGGATGTCCGATCGCCAGTACTGGATCTCCAATCTGCACTCCATCCGCTGGCCCCAAGCTAAGCGGTTTCACCTTGGGAGGATCTTCCACTTCCAGCAGGGCCAGATCCAGTTTCTCCGAATAATGGCTCACTTTCGCTTGACGTCCCTTACGGAAATTCTGCTCAATTCCGTCGTTGGGGTTCTCAAAGCTGTAAAAAACCAGGGTCTTGTCCAGTGGACGTCCATCATCCCCAAGGACGACATGAGCGTTGGTCAATACATGCCGATTGGTAATCATCGAACCTGTGCCCTTGGAACGGCTCTTCGAATTAGGTTCCATGCTGACTAGCAACACCACAGCTGGGACTGCCTTCCGATAGATCTCTGCTGGAGTTGCAGCTAATCCCTGCTGAATTGAGCTTAGCAACAGAATTATCCCTAGTACCAAAACGGTTCGTAGCTTTGTAGTGAGTTGCATCAGTTTCTCCAGATTGTCAAAGTTGAGATGTGCGATTTCAGAAAGAATCATTTTTATTTTTTTCTTTTCAACATACTGAATTTACATTTAATCTAGAATTTTTAATCGGCCGCCTTCTCCCTC belongs to SAR324 cluster bacterium and includes:
- a CDS encoding prephenate dehydratase, producing MKTIAFQGELGAYSHEACMSMYSSCQVLPCKSFEEVITTVKNTNADLAMLPVENTTYGRVADIHRLLPESGLHIINEVFIRVRINLLGLPGSSLDDIKLAEAHLVLLPQAAIFLEKNGIRGVRAVDSAGAAAALVKSERKGVGVLASKLAAKIYGLDILAENIEDLNHNTTRFLLLSPNSDKTRRSNTQMMTTFIFQVRNIPAALYKAMGSFATNGVNMTKLESYMVGGSFSATQFYADIEGHPDDKNVKLALDELAYFTQSISILGVYPADSKRVQSN
- a CDS encoding serine protease, whose translation is MQLTTKLRTVLVLGIILLLSSIQQGLAATPAEIYRKAVPAVVLLVSMEPNSKSRSKGTGSMITNRHVLTNAHVVLGDDGRPLDKTLVFYSFENPNDGIEQNFRKGRQAKVSHYSEKLDLALLEVEDPPKVKPLSLGPADGVQIGDPVLAIGHPENGGLWSLTSGRIGARIRNAEGVRGNHIFQTEASLNRGNSGGPLLNEDGQMIGVNTSIARKASDGLAITGINFAVQSDVAREWLQSVGLRLPKAMAVAANRPTPTPAPEKPVATAPETKPAATTAEATKPAATTATTKPAKPTPPAKETPAPVVVSTPPKAKEEPKLLTKPRPFRDDQLFDHISNQNYAEFSQQLEAEFEAFQKQQGQ